One genomic region from Halobacteriovorax vibrionivorans encodes:
- a CDS encoding DUF58 domain-containing protein yields the protein MKSVEVHKIVQGMKNSLFKRANSFSIGMLKSHFRGTGLKFKEHQVYVHGDDVRFIDWKMVAKTNTPYIKTFEEERNVEITILLDCSPGMVIGHNGVSKIQAAFEIISLLYLLSEKTHDYIETIICLNDKVVRVQKKRGEAGLVAFVDSLRKSKVIDENGEVNTEFLVNQKERNFAKFDKELVREFYKKREVVILSDFYEFLSPETLKRLTVRRHVHAFRLLTPLDTSDEFRFTLVGRIAGKGSGRVNTRFKGKNEKLDYDFRLKDIDVSDRYLDVFVKEML from the coding sequence ATGAAATCAGTTGAAGTACATAAAATTGTCCAAGGAATGAAGAATAGTCTTTTTAAAAGGGCCAATTCTTTTTCTATTGGAATGCTTAAGTCTCACTTTAGAGGCACGGGGCTTAAGTTTAAAGAACATCAAGTGTATGTTCATGGTGATGATGTACGTTTTATAGACTGGAAGATGGTGGCAAAAACGAATACACCATATATTAAGACATTTGAAGAAGAAAGAAATGTTGAAATAACAATATTATTAGATTGTAGTCCCGGAATGGTAATTGGTCATAATGGCGTCTCTAAAATACAGGCGGCTTTTGAAATTATCAGCCTTTTATACTTACTTTCAGAAAAAACACATGACTATATTGAAACAATAATTTGTTTAAACGATAAAGTTGTAAGAGTTCAAAAGAAAAGAGGAGAAGCAGGCCTCGTCGCATTTGTCGACAGCTTGAGAAAATCTAAAGTTATTGATGAAAATGGTGAAGTGAATACGGAATTTCTTGTGAATCAAAAAGAAAGAAATTTCGCAAAATTTGATAAAGAGCTAGTAAGAGAGTTTTATAAAAAAAGAGAGGTCGTTATACTAAGTGACTTCTATGAATTTCTTTCTCCTGAGACCTTAAAGAGGTTAACGGTTAGAAGGCACGTTCATGCCTTCAGGCTGTTAACTCCCTTAGATACTTCTGATGAGTTTAGATTTACTCTAGTTGGACGAATCGCAGGAAAGGGGAGTGGACGAGTTAATACTCGTTTTAAAGGGAAAAATGAAAAGTTAGATTATGATTTTCGTTTGAAAGATATTGATGTTAGTGATCGTTATTTAGATGTTTTTGTAAAGGAGATGCTATGA
- a CDS encoding VWA domain-containing protein: protein MLDSYVFQNKYLFIAGLVGLLFWILDFFSVMRKGELILPPKYRTQNVFSIMRGILLVLGVISWLLISFALMGPKTPMGKSNVKKEINDIYFVVDVSRSMLAEDFPPNRLEAAKEQIRKFVELSPVDRIGIIMFGDKVFTLIPVTTDLKLVEQSIEQIKIGFLGSGTNIGDALGLALARSETSIAANKSIVLLTDGSANAGLMSPMQAAEKAKELGIKIYTIGIGGDPNAKLPVGRDAYGRKRYQNMPGQSMDFETLRKIAQESGGKDFVASDNDSLNEVLSEINKLERKGLEIKGRIIYKEDYYKYLMAGFFLLVFVESIRRIGYREVA from the coding sequence TTGTTAGATAGTTACGTGTTTCAAAATAAATATTTATTTATTGCTGGTCTAGTAGGATTACTCTTTTGGATCTTAGACTTCTTCAGTGTCATGAGAAAAGGGGAGTTAATTCTACCTCCAAAATATCGTACACAAAATGTCTTCTCAATTATGCGAGGTATCTTGTTAGTTCTTGGTGTTATCTCTTGGCTTCTTATTAGCTTCGCTCTAATGGGGCCCAAAACCCCGATGGGTAAGAGTAATGTAAAAAAAGAAATTAATGACATCTATTTTGTTGTGGATGTTTCACGTTCGATGCTCGCAGAAGACTTTCCTCCAAATCGCTTGGAAGCAGCTAAGGAACAGATACGAAAGTTCGTTGAGCTCTCGCCAGTAGATCGTATTGGAATTATTATGTTTGGAGATAAGGTCTTTACTCTAATTCCTGTTACAACTGATTTAAAGCTTGTGGAACAATCAATAGAACAAATTAAAATTGGTTTTTTAGGTTCTGGTACAAATATTGGAGACGCTTTAGGTCTGGCACTTGCAAGATCTGAGACGAGTATAGCGGCGAATAAGTCAATTGTTCTTCTAACTGATGGTAGTGCTAATGCTGGTCTAATGTCACCTATGCAGGCCGCTGAAAAAGCAAAAGAGCTTGGAATTAAGATCTATACAATTGGTATTGGTGGTGATCCTAATGCCAAACTACCGGTTGGTAGAGATGCATATGGACGTAAACGTTATCAAAATATGCCAGGCCAAAGCATGGACTTTGAAACTCTTCGCAAGATTGCACAAGAGTCTGGTGGAAAAGACTTTGTGGCCTCAGACAATGACTCTCTTAATGAAGTTTTATCTGAAATTAATAAGCTTGAAAGGAAAGGCCTCGAAATTAAAGGACGAATAATCTATAAAGAGGACTACTATAAATATCTGATGGCCGGATTCTTCTTATTAGTTTTTGTTGAATCTATTCGACGTATTGGATATAGGGAAGTTGCGTAA
- a CDS encoding VWA domain-containing protein encodes MEFVNIKLLVISVVVVAIFSLVSLRIRNKFSKLVQSIWSLKIKKRQKVSIIFYFLSFFIFAFAVGDLRGPEEVVESNIPNQRTLILIDNSMSMLVEDVRPNRISKAAIIAKHFVKNAFGHQVSLSIFSDIQRKIVPFTDDLDILESRLETMLSAAPDGGSNVSLALKEAFQYFKTSNGYTKGNILLITDGEEHGSIDVEIPEEISLGIVGVGTPDGGKIPVRDKRGNFRRYKKHNNVEIVSKLNKTFFEDLVEKSKYSKVWFIESYSLPTQEILDFFKNVHLNAFSKGSFRSRPVLGYWIIISAIISYVIFVILSRFKMFNAMTAIFIFLIVVGPKDKAFANQEDLAAQPNPYQDELVEKMRRGEITHNEKLKLAELYLKQKNGQEQSVEIYSETLSNYENEKDEDLFNYATALLKNNRLEDSLNLFDYISTRTQNNDLKKKITEQIKLALKKQEQKKKQDKKNKKDKKNKDQKDKNKDQNKDNNGNSEQKKKQGQNKDDKGQEKKNKKSGQGKEDQEKKQQSQKKDSKNGNKKEQKTKQQQWKQIESQAKRKKKMRKANGVFKQIMNDDAQLQQKFIDTSSEGDNNRKDW; translated from the coding sequence ATGGAATTTGTTAATATTAAATTATTAGTGATTTCAGTTGTGGTTGTAGCAATTTTTTCATTGGTTTCACTACGAATTAGAAATAAGTTTTCTAAACTAGTGCAGTCTATTTGGTCATTAAAAATCAAGAAAAGACAAAAAGTTTCAATTATCTTCTATTTCTTATCATTTTTTATTTTTGCTTTTGCTGTAGGTGATCTTAGAGGTCCTGAAGAAGTCGTTGAATCTAATATACCAAATCAACGAACACTCATACTTATTGATAATTCTATGAGTATGCTTGTAGAGGATGTAAGGCCGAATCGAATTTCTAAGGCAGCTATTATTGCAAAACATTTTGTTAAGAATGCCTTTGGCCACCAAGTATCATTGAGTATATTCTCTGATATTCAAAGAAAAATTGTTCCATTTACTGATGATTTAGACATACTTGAGTCGCGTCTTGAAACAATGTTGTCGGCAGCACCAGATGGGGGCTCAAATGTTAGTTTAGCTCTAAAGGAAGCATTTCAATACTTTAAAACTTCTAATGGGTACACAAAGGGAAATATCCTCTTAATTACTGATGGCGAAGAACATGGAAGCATTGATGTTGAAATCCCTGAAGAAATTAGTCTTGGAATTGTAGGTGTCGGAACACCGGATGGTGGTAAGATTCCTGTTCGTGATAAGCGTGGAAACTTTAGACGATATAAAAAACATAACAATGTTGAAATCGTTTCAAAATTAAATAAAACTTTCTTTGAGGATTTAGTAGAGAAATCAAAGTATTCAAAAGTATGGTTTATCGAATCATACAGTTTACCAACTCAAGAGATATTGGACTTTTTTAAAAATGTACATTTAAATGCCTTTTCTAAAGGAAGTTTCAGATCTCGTCCTGTACTGGGGTATTGGATTATTATTAGCGCTATTATTTCATACGTTATCTTCGTGATACTAAGTCGCTTTAAAATGTTTAATGCAATGACAGCAATCTTCATATTTTTAATTGTTGTTGGCCCGAAAGATAAAGCGTTTGCAAATCAAGAAGATCTAGCAGCGCAACCGAATCCATATCAAGATGAGTTAGTTGAAAAAATGCGTAGAGGAGAGATTACTCATAACGAAAAGTTAAAGCTAGCAGAACTGTATTTAAAGCAGAAGAATGGTCAAGAGCAGTCTGTAGAAATTTATAGTGAAACATTAAGTAATTATGAGAATGAGAAGGATGAAGACCTTTTTAATTACGCTACAGCTCTACTCAAAAACAATCGACTCGAGGACTCTTTAAACTTATTTGATTATATAAGTACACGTACTCAAAACAATGATTTAAAAAAGAAAATTACTGAGCAAATTAAGTTGGCCTTGAAAAAACAAGAACAAAAGAAGAAGCAAGATAAGAAAAATAAGAAAGATAAAAAGAATAAGGATCAAAAAGATAAGAATAAGGATCAGAATAAAGACAATAACGGGAACTCTGAGCAGAAGAAAAAGCAGGGTCAAAATAAAGACGATAAAGGTCAAGAGAAGAAGAATAAGAAGTCTGGTCAAGGTAAAGAGGATCAAGAAAAAAAGCAGCAGAGTCAAAAGAAAGATTCTAAAAATGGTAATAAAAAAGAACAAAAAACTAAGCAGCAGCAATGGAAGCAGATTGAGAGTCAGGCAAAACGTAAAAAGAAGATGCGTAAGGCCAATGGTGTTTTTAAGCAAATTATGAATGATGACGCTCAGTTGCAACAGAAATTTATAGATACTTCATCTGAAGGTGATAATAATCGTAAGGACTGGTAA
- a CDS encoding BatD family protein, whose product MIKWILISLLGLSTFAQTITAKVNSSQVALEDSFKLTISFESQSNVEPYVSFKLNNGEIISDNTNDASRMMVKGIFAGGKMIQKKIYNYVYEIRARKPGTTVVKDIEVDLGGSVVKHRSLSVRILRQRAALQDYFVRAEVDKSQAYVGERIDLNYYVYFKGEITNPEFVKFPVQKGFLKRFELPRTNVERVSIQGEVYKRLLVYKSVLYPEKTGDLSIDPIELRIQYPDYKSRRRNAFGMSFSFSSATYKTKVIRSDRVKIKSIPIPTENMPKSFTGLVGQHRFELSFNKSKVVVNDVLEARLNVVGDGALEKFEAPRLISSDAFEVFEARAEMIEKTPLDKNKRFDYTYLAKYSEDIPKNSLELSIFNPLTHQFETTKLEIDALSIIGSGTSSSNISSKEATTVAKEAKENIRSTVEKNIQQNVMAPVFKPSQKRNIWTIINYSLGAIAVFILALTAFPYIRLFKRDPLNDLKKNFVYSQIFHYICTYSNNKSGDSLGDKIENSNLSSEARTYFSNLVENASKNEYKGAKLPLKFEKKYWNELIRESNESN is encoded by the coding sequence ATGATAAAATGGATTTTAATTTCACTTCTTGGTTTATCTACTTTTGCACAAACAATTACAGCAAAAGTAAATTCAAGTCAGGTAGCATTAGAAGATTCCTTCAAATTAACGATTTCTTTTGAAAGTCAAAGTAATGTTGAGCCATATGTAAGTTTTAAACTTAATAATGGAGAGATAATTTCTGATAACACTAATGATGCAAGCCGTATGATGGTTAAGGGGATTTTTGCTGGCGGTAAAATGATCCAGAAGAAGATCTATAATTATGTCTACGAAATAAGAGCGAGAAAGCCTGGTACTACTGTTGTAAAAGATATTGAAGTCGATTTAGGTGGAAGCGTTGTAAAGCATCGCTCTCTCTCTGTACGAATTTTAAGGCAAAGAGCGGCCCTACAAGATTATTTTGTTAGAGCGGAGGTTGATAAGTCACAAGCCTATGTTGGTGAGCGCATTGATTTAAATTACTATGTATATTTTAAGGGTGAGATTACAAACCCTGAATTTGTAAAATTCCCAGTACAAAAAGGATTTTTAAAGAGATTCGAATTACCTCGCACTAATGTAGAAAGAGTCAGTATACAAGGTGAAGTATATAAAAGGTTACTAGTCTATAAGTCAGTATTGTATCCAGAAAAAACAGGTGATCTTTCAATTGATCCAATTGAGTTAAGAATTCAATATCCTGATTATAAAAGTAGAAGAAGAAATGCTTTTGGAATGTCATTTTCTTTTTCAAGCGCAACTTATAAAACAAAGGTTATACGAAGTGATCGCGTTAAAATTAAATCGATCCCAATACCTACAGAAAATATGCCAAAATCATTTACTGGCCTTGTTGGACAACATCGCTTTGAACTGAGCTTTAATAAGTCTAAGGTTGTTGTAAATGATGTTTTAGAGGCGAGATTAAACGTTGTCGGTGACGGTGCGTTGGAGAAATTTGAAGCACCTCGTTTAATTAGCTCAGATGCTTTTGAAGTATTTGAGGCCCGTGCAGAAATGATTGAGAAAACACCTCTTGATAAGAATAAACGTTTTGATTACACATATCTTGCAAAATATTCCGAAGATATTCCAAAAAACTCATTGGAACTATCTATTTTTAATCCACTAACACATCAATTTGAAACGACGAAGTTAGAAATTGATGCTCTTTCTATTATTGGTTCGGGAACATCTTCTTCAAATATTTCTTCAAAAGAAGCTACAACTGTAGCCAAAGAAGCAAAAGAAAATATTAGAAGCACTGTCGAAAAGAATATTCAACAAAATGTTATGGCACCTGTCTTTAAACCATCACAAAAACGCAACATTTGGACAATTATAAATTATTCACTCGGAGCGATTGCTGTGTTTATACTTGCCTTAACCGCTTTTCCATATATTAGGTTATTTAAGAGAGATCCTCTTAATGATCTTAAGAAAAACTTTGTTTATTCTCAAATCTTTCACTATATCTGTACCTATTCAAATAATAAGTCAGGTGATAGTCTGGGAGATAAGATTGAGAACTCAAACTTAAGCAGTGAAGCTCGTACTTATTTTAGTAATTTAGTTGAGAATGCAAGTAAAAACGAATACAAGGGTGCAAAGCTTCCATTGAAGTTCGAAAAGAAATATTGGAACGAACTAATAAGAGAATCAAATGAAAGTAATTAA
- a CDS encoding bifunctional riboflavin kinase/FAD synthetase: MKVIKSLNELNELDYAVTIGNFDGVHCGHQKVIRNIKDECENSNLKLVVVTFTPHPIQILNPKEHYLINSYSERRELLSELGIDYLFEIEFNRDISLMPPKDFLDEFIFNAKAPAKFYLGHDFAFGAQKKGNHSFVKKYCEDINTEVIVLCSFDVEGGKVSSTIVREALADGDVESVRKYLKRDYFIRGRVIKGAGRGRQIGIPTANLDLDRYRRYPKNGVYITKTKFGESTWYSVTNIGHNPTFTDGMGVFVETHILDFDNDIYGNEIEVSFIKRLRDEKKFDSVNDLIEQINLDVDKTREYFND, translated from the coding sequence ATGAAAGTAATTAAATCTTTGAATGAGTTAAATGAACTCGACTATGCTGTCACTATTGGTAATTTTGACGGTGTCCACTGTGGCCATCAGAAAGTTATAAGAAATATTAAGGACGAGTGCGAAAACTCCAACTTAAAATTAGTTGTTGTTACATTCACACCTCACCCAATTCAGATCCTAAATCCCAAGGAGCATTATTTAATCAATAGTTATTCAGAAAGGCGTGAGCTTTTATCTGAATTAGGAATTGATTATTTATTTGAAATTGAATTTAATCGAGATATTTCTCTAATGCCACCAAAGGACTTTTTAGATGAGTTTATTTTTAATGCAAAGGCCCCTGCTAAGTTTTATCTTGGACACGATTTTGCATTTGGTGCACAAAAAAAAGGGAATCATAGTTTTGTAAAAAAATACTGTGAAGATATTAATACAGAAGTGATTGTTTTATGCTCTTTTGATGTTGAGGGGGGGAAGGTCTCAAGTACAATCGTAAGAGAGGCCCTGGCTGATGGAGATGTTGAATCAGTTAGAAAGTATCTAAAGCGCGACTATTTTATAAGGGGACGTGTCATTAAAGGTGCTGGACGAGGTCGTCAAATCGGCATTCCTACAGCTAATCTTGATCTTGATAGATATCGTCGATATCCAAAAAACGGTGTCTATATAACAAAGACAAAATTTGGTGAGTCAACTTGGTATTCCGTTACTAATATTGGTCATAATCCAACTTTTACTGATGGTATGGGGGTCTTTGTCGAAACTCATATCCTTGACTTTGATAATGATATTTATGGTAACGAGATCGAGGTATCTTTTATTAAAAGGCTTCGCGATGAAAAGAAGTTTGATTCTGTTAACGACCTCATAGAGCAAATTAATTTAGATGTTGATAAAACAAGAGAATATTTCAATGATTAA
- a CDS encoding GspE/PulE family protein: MIRKEFLEVIAKTGMVPRKDLVPLSANKNPGVVSELDLLKFNFFDDVKFAKAVAENSGLTYVDLSETKVPDSTLQMIKKGVATKYRIVPLKRQAGSLVVAIFDPSLIEVRAEIQKDIQSNVEFVLTSLSAWKALYQNITASIDEILETVREVRADQAQGDENVKEEDIGEDVISFVNKILAEAYLKKVSDIHVEPYENNFRIRFRLDGSLIEYAQPPKSMLMPLVSRMKILSQLDISERRIPQDGRIKLEIDGNPIDYRVSTLPTLFGEKVVMRLLDQSNLQLDMTKLGFEPKQLEVFLEGIRQPYGMCLVTGPTGSGKTTTLYSALSELNSIEKNISTAEDPCEFNLEGINQVNVRKDIGLDFARALKAFLRQDPDIIMVGEIRDEEVGEIAIEAALTGHMVLSTLHTNDAPSTVTRLLNMGLEPFLITGSLNVVVAQRLCRKICENCKAVDESVGVEEIIACGVTPNSAKNLKVYKGKGCEFCDGSGYKGRVAIYEVLEMTPGARELVLKNCSSDDLKKQAIADGMKTLRMSALTKVAEGVTTLEEAVKNSSIDKL; encoded by the coding sequence GTGATAAGAAAAGAATTCCTCGAAGTTATTGCAAAAACTGGAATGGTTCCAAGAAAAGACTTGGTTCCTCTTTCAGCAAATAAGAATCCTGGCGTTGTTTCTGAGTTAGATTTATTAAAGTTTAACTTCTTTGATGATGTGAAGTTTGCAAAGGCCGTTGCAGAAAATAGTGGCCTTACATATGTTGACCTTTCAGAAACGAAGGTTCCGGACTCAACTCTTCAAATGATTAAGAAGGGTGTTGCAACAAAGTATAGAATTGTTCCTTTAAAAAGACAGGCCGGCTCTCTTGTTGTTGCTATTTTTGATCCTTCTTTAATAGAAGTTAGAGCAGAAATACAAAAAGATATTCAATCCAATGTTGAATTTGTCCTTACTTCATTATCAGCATGGAAAGCTCTTTACCAAAATATTACTGCATCAATTGATGAAATTCTTGAAACAGTTAGAGAAGTTAGGGCCGATCAAGCTCAAGGTGATGAGAATGTTAAAGAAGAAGATATTGGTGAAGATGTAATTTCATTTGTTAATAAGATCTTAGCAGAGGCATATCTTAAAAAGGTTTCAGATATTCACGTAGAGCCTTATGAGAATAATTTTAGAATTAGATTCCGTCTTGATGGTTCTTTAATTGAATACGCACAGCCTCCAAAGTCGATGCTTATGCCACTGGTTTCAAGAATGAAAATTCTAAGTCAGTTAGATATTTCTGAAAGAAGAATTCCTCAAGATGGACGTATTAAATTAGAGATCGATGGGAACCCAATCGATTATCGTGTTTCAACGCTTCCAACTTTATTTGGAGAGAAAGTTGTAATGCGACTTCTGGATCAATCAAACCTTCAGCTTGATATGACAAAACTCGGATTTGAGCCAAAGCAATTAGAAGTTTTTCTTGAGGGGATTAGACAGCCATATGGGATGTGTTTAGTAACTGGGCCAACTGGTTCAGGTAAGACAACAACTCTTTATTCGGCACTATCAGAACTTAATAGTATTGAGAAAAATATTTCAACAGCTGAAGATCCTTGTGAGTTTAACTTAGAGGGGATTAATCAGGTTAACGTTCGAAAAGATATCGGTTTAGACTTTGCTAGAGCTCTTAAGGCCTTCCTTAGACAAGATCCTGACATTATCATGGTTGGGGAGATTCGAGATGAAGAGGTTGGTGAGATTGCTATTGAAGCAGCACTAACTGGGCACATGGTTCTTTCTACTCTACACACAAACGATGCACCATCTACTGTTACAAGACTTTTAAATATGGGACTTGAGCCTTTTCTTATTACAGGCTCATTAAATGTGGTTGTCGCCCAAAGACTTTGTCGAAAAATTTGTGAAAATTGTAAAGCTGTTGATGAATCAGTCGGCGTTGAAGAAATTATAGCCTGTGGTGTTACCCCGAACTCTGCAAAGAATTTAAAAGTCTACAAAGGTAAAGGCTGTGAGTTCTGTGATGGAAGTGGATATAAGGGGCGTGTCGCAATATATGAAGTCTTAGAAATGACTCCTGGTGCACGTGAGCTAGTTTTAAAAAACTGTTCATCTGATGACTTAAAAAAACAGGCGATTGCTGACGGTATGAAAACACTTCGAATGTCGGCTCTCACTAAAGTTGCTGAGGGTGTTACGACATTAGAAGAGGCAGTTAAAAACTCAAGTATCGATAAATTATAG
- a CDS encoding type IV pilus twitching motility protein PilT codes for MSKDSTQTKTQTETHAGGAAITESLKIQQLFKLMVDNGGSDLHLTPGTAPAMRVNGDIVRVKLPALDASTSKALIYQILSEEQRNEFEKNLELDLAFGIKGLARFRANIFYSKGGVAAVFRLIPSAVPDFKALNLPNVLMEMTDVTNGLFLVTGPTGSGKSTTLAALINRLNEIEPAHIVTLEDPVEFVHPHKMSIVNQREIGRDTHSFENALKGLLRQDPDIVLVGEMRDVETIEAALTIAETGHLVFGTLHTNSCVQTMNRLVNVFPSDQQDQVRTLLSFVLQGIVSQQLIPKTYEPGRVACLEILRPTSAIRNLIREDKMHQIYSQMQIGQDKTGMTTMNQAIKKHVDSGAIDVETAMSYSTNPEELGPQLGIKER; via the coding sequence ATGAGTAAGGATAGTACACAAACAAAGACTCAAACAGAAACACATGCAGGTGGTGCTGCCATTACAGAATCGTTAAAGATTCAGCAACTATTTAAGTTAATGGTCGATAACGGTGGCTCTGATTTACACCTTACACCGGGAACGGCTCCTGCAATGAGAGTAAATGGCGACATCGTTAGGGTAAAGCTTCCGGCGCTCGATGCCTCGACAAGTAAAGCTTTGATCTATCAAATCTTATCAGAAGAGCAAAGAAACGAATTTGAAAAGAACTTAGAACTCGACTTGGCCTTTGGGATTAAAGGATTAGCTCGATTTCGTGCGAATATATTTTATTCTAAAGGTGGTGTAGCGGCCGTTTTTAGGTTAATTCCAAGTGCTGTACCAGATTTTAAAGCACTTAATCTTCCAAATGTTTTAATGGAGATGACAGATGTAACTAATGGTCTTTTCCTCGTTACTGGTCCAACTGGCTCCGGGAAGTCAACAACACTTGCGGCACTGATTAATCGTCTCAATGAAATTGAGCCTGCACATATTGTTACACTTGAGGATCCTGTTGAATTTGTTCACCCACATAAAATGAGTATTGTGAACCAAAGAGAAATTGGTCGAGATACACATTCATTTGAAAATGCATTAAAGGGTTTATTAAGACAAGATCCGGATATTGTGCTCGTTGGTGAGATGCGTGATGTTGAAACAATTGAAGCGGCTTTAACAATTGCAGAAACTGGTCACTTAGTTTTTGGTACTCTTCACACAAACTCATGTGTTCAAACAATGAATCGTCTTGTTAACGTTTTCCCATCTGATCAACAAGATCAGGTTCGAACTCTTTTATCTTTTGTTCTCCAAGGGATTGTTTCTCAGCAGCTGATTCCAAAAACATATGAGCCAGGTCGAGTGGCCTGCCTTGAAATCTTAAGACCAACTTCTGCCATTAGAAATCTAATTAGAGAAGATAAGATGCACCAAATTTATTCTCAGATGCAAATTGGACAGGATAAAACGGGAATGACAACCATGAACCAGGCCATAAAGAAGCATGTCGATTCAGGTGCCATTGATGTTGAAACAGCAATGTCTTATTCAACAAACCCAGAAGAGCTAGGTCCACAACTTGGTATTAAGGAGAGATAG
- a CDS encoding type II secretion system F family protein: MPLYKWEGLDKNGKKANGQIQANSEKDAKKRLRAQGNRVRKIIPPSILEFDINAWLIEKGIGSAFGAAELMNFTKRLSIMINAGVPIILSLEIIYKSEKNPALKNAIKNIATDVAEGNTLAESMRKQQGFDNLYCNLVKAGEVGGILDEILSKLTEHLEKQEKIKKQIKSAMSYPLIVSGIGALVVWGLITYVVPQFTSMLTDTGQALPWITQFVIDTSDFFGEYSGKMILFGIAASMFLTYFVKTPQGKILFDKFSMNVPAFGNVIIKGSLAQFSRTLATLLGSGVALIDALEICIETIDNSVISNDIKTVRKKVVEGKTLTEPLSKIDYFPEMVAQMIKVGESTGSIDQMLAKISDVFEDEVNEAITGATKMLEPLVLVVLGGIIGGIMIAIYLPMFMSAGA, translated from the coding sequence ATGCCACTATATAAATGGGAAGGACTCGATAAAAATGGAAAGAAAGCTAATGGTCAAATTCAGGCCAATAGTGAGAAAGATGCAAAGAAGCGTTTGCGCGCTCAAGGTAATCGTGTCCGTAAAATTATTCCACCATCAATTCTTGAATTTGATATCAATGCTTGGCTAATCGAAAAGGGAATAGGCTCGGCCTTTGGTGCAGCAGAATTAATGAATTTCACTAAGCGTTTATCAATTATGATTAATGCAGGTGTACCGATAATTTTATCATTAGAAATTATCTACAAATCTGAAAAAAATCCCGCTCTTAAAAATGCTATTAAAAATATTGCAACGGATGTTGCTGAAGGTAATACTCTTGCTGAAAGTATGCGTAAGCAGCAAGGCTTTGATAATCTCTACTGTAACCTCGTTAAGGCAGGTGAAGTTGGTGGTATCTTAGATGAAATCTTATCAAAGCTAACTGAACATTTAGAAAAACAAGAGAAGATTAAAAAGCAGATTAAATCTGCTATGAGTTATCCATTAATTGTTTCTGGCATCGGTGCTCTCGTTGTTTGGGGTCTTATCACTTATGTTGTTCCTCAATTTACTTCGATGCTAACAGATACTGGTCAGGCCCTTCCCTGGATTACTCAATTTGTCATCGACACCTCTGATTTCTTCGGAGAATATTCTGGAAAAATGATTTTATTTGGAATTGCTGCTTCAATGTTTTTAACTTACTTTGTAAAGACACCACAAGGAAAGATTCTATTTGATAAGTTCTCTATGAATGTTCCAGCTTTTGGAAATGTAATTATAAAAGGAAGTCTTGCTCAGTTTTCAAGAACGCTTGCAACTCTACTTGGTTCTGGTGTGGCCCTTATTGATGCCTTAGAGATTTGTATTGAAACGATTGATAATAGTGTTATCTCAAATGATATCAAAACAGTACGAAAGAAGGTTGTTGAAGGAAAGACGTTAACTGAACCTTTAAGTAAGATTGACTACTTTCCAGAAATGGTTGCTCAAATGATTAAAGTTGGTGAATCGACAGGTTCAATTGATCAAATGTTAGCAAAAATTTCTGATGTTTTTGAGGACGAGGTTAATGAGGCCATCACTGGTGCAACAAAGATGCTAGAGCCATTAGTGCTTGTTGTATTAGGTGGGATTATTGGTGGAATTATGATCGCAATCTACTTACCAATGTTTATGTCAGCAGGAGCTTAG
- a CDS encoding type IV pilin protein → MKFTQELKNSKGFTLVELMVVVAIIGILSAVAIPNFKKYQAKTKTSEAKLQLASIYSAMASLQTDYDSFGSCLGDAGYISPNGEWDSTAPSSGNNYYSIGFNTAYGTPNDIVEANGGVCQDIEFGAPAFKTVGGKKTTVSELNQVSFTAGDLADGSGLTSPGVNDQGGYFVAGAIGYIDSDSTTAIGDADMWAIDQDKQLKMINRGY, encoded by the coding sequence ATGAAATTTACACAGGAATTAAAAAACTCGAAGGGGTTTACCCTGGTTGAGTTGATGGTCGTTGTTGCCATCATCGGAATTCTATCTGCGGTAGCAATTCCAAACTTTAAGAAGTACCAAGCAAAAACAAAAACTTCGGAAGCTAAGCTTCAGCTAGCTTCTATTTATTCTGCAATGGCATCACTTCAAACAGATTACGATTCATTTGGATCATGCCTAGGGGATGCTGGTTATATTTCTCCAAATGGTGAATGGGATTCAACTGCACCAAGTTCTGGAAATAATTATTACTCAATTGGATTTAATACTGCATACGGTACACCGAATGATATCGTTGAAGCCAATGGTGGTGTTTGTCAGGACATTGAGTTTGGTGCCCCTGCATTTAAAACTGTTGGTGGTAAGAAAACTACGGTTTCTGAGCTTAATCAAGTATCTTTTACAGCAGGTGATCTTGCTGACGGAAGTGGTCTTACTTCACCAGGTGTTAACGATCAAGGTGGTTACTTTGTAGCTGGTGCGATTGGGTATATCGATTCAGATAGCACAACTGCTATTGGTGATGCTGACATGTGGGCAATTGATCAAGATAAGCAGTTAAAGATGATCAATCGTGGTTACTAA